TTTGCCCGGAGCGTCTCGCAGGCTACAGCTCTGTCGTCGAGGAGCAGCACCGGGTCGAATCCGGCTTCTTCCAACCCCAGAGCCAGACCGCCCGCGCCTGCACAGATTTCCAGCGATGTCAGCCGCTTGGTGGGCTCGTCGTCCTGACGACACTCGGACCCCGCCTCGATCCCCTCGATCATGTTGACCAGCCCTCCCGTCCTCCCCATGCCGACGGACCGCTCGCCACCCCGCCCGGCCGTTCCGCAAGATCCACGCTTTGCGAGGTTAGTCGTCGATCGGGCCCCGCGTCCGGCCATCGACATCACCGGGCATCGATGATCGGCTGTCCTTCCCTGCTCCTGTCGACGGTGGTGAACCGGAGGACGCGGCTGTCCGAGCCCCGAGCGGCGGAAGGAGCCACGAAGGAGAACGCCATGACGATCTTGTCAGGAGCCATTCGACCGTCTTCCGCGATGTCGGTGCGATGCTTGGCTTCGATAACCGGGTAGACGACGATCACGCCTCTGCGAGGGACCACCAGGCTTTCGGTGGCGGGGTCGCCCGAGTCGGCCAGCGCTCCCGCGATGCGCAGCGGAACCGCGCGGTGTTTGGGTTCGCTGATCGCGCCGAAGAGAGGACCTCGACGGCGGTCACGGCCGAACCATGCAAATGTCCGCTCACTGTGCCCGAGGGTCAATCGTTGACCGCGTTTGGTGTGCTGCGGTGCCACGATCAGCCAGTCGTCGAGGTCACAGGAAGAGGCTCCGCTGATCTCCTCCAGGTACGCCAGGTGGGGGGCGAACTGGGATGGCGCACCCCAACGCACCTCCCGAAAGAGGCACAAGGCGTCCTGCGCCGGCAGGCTGCCGACCAGGGCGTCGAAGCGGTGTACACCGCCGTCACGGGTGGCGTCGCCCGTGAAGCGGTAGCCCAGAGACATGACCTCGGTGGACAGCGCGTCCAGCACTGGGAGCCACAGCCCGGTGTTGTGCCGCAGGTCCGCGGCCTTGGTCGGGTAGGCGGTTGGCTCCTGCCAGTGACCCGGCGACCGAAGTTCGACGAGCCGGGCGTTGTACATCTTGTTGGGGCTCGTCGGCTTCAGCCAGGGCAAATGCTGGGAGACGAGCGGCGGTACCTGAGCCGGGGTAACCTGCGGCCGCCCGTCGACCAACGTGGCGTACTGCCTCAACTCGGCACGGAAGTTCTCCTCGTCCAGGCAGATCGCCTCAAAAGCCGAATACAGGTCGATCTCTTTGGCTCCCATGGATTCGGATCGTCCGAGGAAGACGCGTACGAGGTCTCGGTAGCCCTCGCGAAAACCGAACCATCGCCCCATCTGCATCAGCGTGGAGGCATTGCCGGCACGGCGACGGAAGTAGGAGACGGTGAGCCCTTCGACGGTGAAGCCCCGGGCCAGCTTCTGACCGCCGATGAGGATCTTCCAGATGGGACGCCGGTCGAAGTCGGCCTCGCCGGTTTCGATGTCTTTGTCGCCGTTGACGACGATGATCGGGTTGTCGTCGCCGCCGATTCGAGTGACGGCCGGGCCCACATGGCGCGCAAGGGCGTCGAACGAAGGTGGTACGGCAAGACCATCGGCGCGGGCAGCCGACACCGGAGCGATGTCCGTGTCGAACAGTTCTCGTAGCCGCTCACGACCGCTTGGGCCCATGTAGCCGGCGTTCCACCACATACGGGTGACCTTGCCCAATAGTTCCCGGTGGACCTCGGTGCGCACGGACTCGTGAATCAACATGGTGTGGTGCTGGAAGTACCGCTCGCCGTAACCTCCTTCGGCCTCCCGGTACAGCTTCATCGCCGCCGTCAGAACGAACATGTCCATGGCCTGCTGCAGGCATACGTCGTCCCCAGCGTCCTCGTCGGCGGCAACAGTGATGTTGCGAACGTGGGCGAGTTCGTTGGAGTTCGCGAAGGTGCGTTC
Above is a genomic segment from Streptomyces glaucescens containing:
- a CDS encoding Z1 domain-containing protein, whose translation is MHTSRPKKLVRALAYQAEDLGPEAEAFATEDALRRALERALSTDQLVEVWRRKLTDWDFATDPAWSRSPERTEARRSDIYGLLGISEETRKLLDSLVPVAKVEAPVVITDEFTPWYTPQSQQGRPWYWPSYRSHLERKGWGAEAVAGLDVATDAVVERLADPTHPAAYQSKGLVVGYVQSGKTANFTGVIAKAVDAGYRLVIVLGGTLNMLRAQTQRRLDMELVGRENILRGASEYESDYANDPAWNQGRFVSFGSLPSTRGGFDIVRLTTRDDDYKSLLQGITALEFEKQEPALPLHDARNLHRSMARLMVVKKNKSVLTKLVKDLRKIKTPLAEIPVLIIDDESDEASVNTTNLAKPDAERTAINQKISELLRMLPRAQYVGYTATPFANVFIDPSDAQDIFPKDFIVSLPRPEGYMGARDFHDLDSAIPPEERTFANSNELAHVRNITVAADEDAGDDVCLQQAMDMFVLTAAMKLYREAEGGYGERYFQHHTMLIHESVRTEVHRELLGKVTRMWWNAGYMGPSGRERLRELFDTDIAPVSAARADGLAVPPSFDALARHVGPAVTRIGGDDNPIIVVNGDKDIETGEADFDRRPIWKILIGGQKLARGFTVEGLTVSYFRRRAGNASTLMQMGRWFGFREGYRDLVRVFLGRSESMGAKEIDLYSAFEAICLDEENFRAELRQYATLVDGRPQVTPAQVPPLVSQHLPWLKPTSPNKMYNARLVELRSPGHWQEPTAYPTKAADLRHNTGLWLPVLDALSTEVMSLGYRFTGDATRDGGVHRFDALVGSLPAQDALCLFREVRWGAPSQFAPHLAYLEEISGASSCDLDDWLIVAPQHTKRGQRLTLGHSERTFAWFGRDRRRGPLFGAISEPKHRAVPLRIAGALADSGDPATESLVVPRRGVIVVYPVIEAKHRTDIAEDGRMAPDKIVMAFSFVAPSAARGSDSRVLRFTTVDRSREGQPIIDAR